The nucleotide window GTGGCCGAAGGAGAGATATCCCGTGAGGCCGAAGAGAATGTTGAAGCCGATGGCGAAGATCCCGTAGATCACGAAGCGCTGCATCAGGTCGGGATAGCCCGCGTTGAACTGTGCCATGCCTGAGTTTTCGGGAAAGGGGTTCAGGATGAAAGGGGCCAGCAGGGTGATCGCGACGACGATCAGCAGCAGGCGGAAGTCTTTCTTGTCGAGACCGAGCATGGCTTAGTCCTCCATGACGCCCTTGCGACCCATCAGGCCACGCGGACGTGTCAGCAGAATGATGATGGCAACCAGGTAGATGATGATCTGGTTGATGCCGGGCAGGACCTCGAGCACTTCGCGCATGGAGGCAAAGCTTTCCAGGATGCCCAGAAGGAACCCGGCCAGCACGGCGCCCGGGAGCGAGCCCATGCCGCCGACCACGACCACCACGAAGCTGAGCACGAGGAAGTCCATGCCCATGTGGTAGTTCGGCGAGTTGATCGGGGTGTACATGACGCCCGCAAGGCCCGCCACCGCGGCGGCGAGGCCGAACATGATGGTGAAGCGGCGGTCGATGTTGATGCCCAGAAGCTGCACGGTTTCCCGGTCGGCCATGCCGGCGCGGACCACCATCCCGAAGGTGGTGAATTGCAGGAAGGCGAAGACGGCACCGATGATCACGGCCGCGAAGGCGAAGTAGATGATCCGCCAATAGGGGTAGATCACCACGTTGGGATCGAGCCCCAGCATCGCGCCGAAATCGAACGATCCGCGAAAGGCGTCGGGGGCCGGCGTCGGGATCGGGTTGGCGCCGTAATAGAACTTGATGATTTCCTGAAGGACGATGGCGAGGCCGAAGGTCACCAGTATCTGGTCGGCGTGGGGCCGGTTGTAGAAATGCTTGATCAGCCCGCGTTCCATGATGACGCCGATCAGCATCATCACCGGAATGGCGAAGAGGATCGAGAGCGGCACGGCCCAGTCGATGATCGCGTCCCCCGTGGCCTGGCCGAACCAGTCGTAGACATACGGCACCTGGACTTCGAGCGGGTTGCCGAGGAAGTCGGTTTGCGTGTCGTCGACGACGGTACGGGAGAGCGTGAGAATACGGCTCAGCGTGACGGCGCAGAACGCACCGATCATGAACAGCGCGCCATGCGCGAAGTTCACGACGCCCAACGTGCCGAAAATCAGCGTCAGGCCGAGCGCGATCAGCGCATAAGCCGAGCCTTTGTCCAGGCCATTGAGAACTTGCAGGATAATGGCTTCCATCGAAGTGCCCCTCGGATTTGCAGAGATGCCGGTTATGGTGACGGACGCGCGCGGGGCGCGTGGTCCGGCTTGGTGGTGGACGCGGGCGCGGCAGGCGCGCCCGCGTCGGATTTTGTCAGGTCACATCCGTGCGATCAGGCGCCCGGGTTGCATTCGCCCAAGGATGCCTCTGCGCCGCCCATCTGCGGGTGGTCGGGGGCATAGGTCACCTGGTCGACCGGGGTCACCTCGACGATTTCGAGCAGGTCGAATTCGCTTTCAGGGTTCTCTTTCCCGCGCACGACCAGCACGTCCTTGAAGCACTGGTGATCCTCGGCGCGGTAGAGCGTCTTGCCGTTGCCCATGCCGTCGAATTCGAAGCCTTCCAGGGCCTCGGCCACGGCGCAGGGGTTGAACGAGCCGGCGCGTTCCACGGCATCGGCATAGAGCATCGCCTGGACGTAGCAGGTATGCGCGGCCTGGGACGGCGGGAAGCCGTACTTGGTGCCGAAGGATTTGACGAACGCCTTGGAGCCTTCGTCCTGCAGCGACCAGTGCCAATTGGTGGAGCCGAAGATGCCCTTCACGTTGGCGCCGGCGCCCTTGGCCATCAGGCGGCTGTAGAGCGGAACGACGATTTCGAAGTTCTTGCCGTTCACCTGCTTTTCACGCAGGCCGAACTGAACCGCGTTGGTCAGCGAGTTCACCATGTTCCCGCCGTAGTGGTTCAGGACCAGCACGTCGGCGCCCGATTGCAGCACCGGCGCGATGTAGGAGGAAAAGTCCGTCTGCGTCAGCGGCGTTTTCACCGCGGCGACGGTTTCCCAGCCCATGGCCTCGGTCGAGGCGCGCACGGCTTCCTCGGTGGTGTAGCCCCAGTTGTAGTCGGCGGTCAGGTGATAGGCCTTGCGGTCGGTGCCGTAGTTTGCGGCCAGCACCGGCGCCAGCGCGGCGCCCGACATGTAGGAGTTGAAGAAGTGGCGGAACCCGTTGGCCTTGCGGTCCTTGCCGGTGGTGTCGTTGGAGTGGGTGAGGCCAGCCATGAAGATGATGCCGGCCTCCTGGCAGAGGGCCTGAACGGCCACGGCCACGCCCGAGGACGACCCGCCGGTCACCATCACGGCGCCGTCTTTTTCGATCATCGACTTGGCCGAGGCGCGGGCTGCGTCTGCCTTTGTCTGGGTGTCGCCGGTGACGTATTCGACCTTCTTGCCCAGGATGCCGTTGCCTTGCAGGGCGTTGGACGAGAACGTGTTCATCATGCCGCCGTCGCCGCCGCCGTTCAGGTGCTCGACCGCCAGCTCGTAGGCGCGCAGTTCGTCTGCGCCCTCGTCGGCATAGGGGCCGGATTGCGGTACGTTGAAGCCCAGCGTGACGGTGTCGCCGGTGGGTTCGTTGGTGAAGGCCGCGGCGGAGCTTGCCGTGAAGATGGTCGGCAGTGCGACGCCGGCGCCCGCGATGGCGCTGGTCTTCAGCAGGCCACGACGCGTGAGGTCAGTTTTGGACATTGAATCCCTCCCTTGAGTGTTTCCGCGGCCGGGGCTCCTCAGGCCCGGCCGGGCGCACAGGTGTGCTATCGTCATTATTGGAGGCGGCTGAAAACCGATCAACAAGGGCCTTTCCGCAAACGTTTTTTTTGTAAATAAAATCTTCAACGCAGCGCAGAAATCTGTAAATTACTTTTCAGCTGTCGCGGAAGCGATTGAATTAAAGAGGAATCGGACATGGCCGAGCCGGGGATGGCTGGAACACGCATCAGGCAGCGGCGGCTGGTGGCCGGGCTGAAGCAGGCCGAGCTGGCCGAGGCGGCCGGAATATCGCCCAGCTATCTCAACCTGATCGAGCACAACCGGCGTCGAATCGGAGGTCGCACGCTGTTGCAGATCGCCGAGGCGCTGGGCGTGGAACCGGCGACACTGACCGAGGGCGTGGAGTCCGAACTCCTGGCGGCCTTGCAGGAGGCGGCGGGGGACGCCGAGGCCGAGGAGGATCTGGGACATGACGCGCCCGAACTGGACCGGATCGAGGAATTCGTCGGGCGGTTTCCGGGCTGGGCCGGGCGGCTGGCCGACCTGGGCCGGAAACGCGATGCGCTGGAGAGAACCGTCAAGGCACTGAGCGAGCGGCTGGCGCATGACCCGGAATTGTCGGCCACGCTGCACGAGGTCATTTCGGCGGTGACATCCATCCGCTCGACCGCGTCGATCCTGGCGGAGACGCGCGAGCTGGAGCCGGAATGGCAGATGCGCTTCCACCGCAACATCAACGAGGACGGTGCGCGCCTGGCCGAGGGGGCCGAGGCGCTGATGCGCTACCTGGAGGCCGCGCCCGAGGCCGGGGCGGAGGTGACCTCGCCGCAGGACGAGATGCACGCGTTTCTGGAACGGCACGGGTTTCACTTTCCGCAGCTCGAGGGATGGGGCGCCGAGTCGCGGATCGAGTCGATGCTGGCGCAGGTCGAGAACCGCGCCGCGCAGGCCCTGTCGCGCGCGGCGCTGACACAGTATCTGGAGGACGCCCGCGCCTTGCCGCGCGACGACATGCAGACCGCGCTGGACGCGCATGGCCTGGCGCCGGACGCGATTGCGCACGCCACCGGCAAAAGCCTGGCGCAGGTCTTCCGCCGCCTGGCCTCGCTGCCGGAGGACATGGTCGGGCCCGTGGGGCTGATCGTGGTCGACGGGGCGGGCGCGTTGATCCTGCGCAAGACGGTCATGGGATTCACCACGCCGCGCAGCGGGGCGGGCTGTGCGCTATGGCCTCTTTACGAAGTTCTGGGCCAGCCCGGGCGCCCGGTGCAGGCGGCGCTTCTGCAGGGCGACCTGCGCGTGCGCGCGATGGCCGTGGCCGAGGAGACGGTGCCTGCCAGCTTTGCCTCCCCGCCGTTGATGCGGGCCTACATGCTGATCCTTCCCGAGCCACGGGGGACGGACCGGGCGCAAGCGCGGCCGGTGGGGGTGACCTGCCGCATCTGTCCGATCGCGGGCTGCGCAGCGCGGCGTGAGCGGTCCGTCCTGCGGGACGCGTTCTGAGTGATGACCTTTTGACAGGCGACACGAGTTTCGCAATAGTCGTCGGACGGGAGACGAAATTGATCGGAGGGGAGGCCGGTTAGATGGGCAAGACCGTGCTTCTGATCGAGGACGAGCAGAACATCATCGAGGCCGTGAGCTTTATCCTGTCGCGCGACGGCTGGGAGGTGAAAACCCATGCCAACGGCCAGAACGCGATGGAGGCGGTGCGCGCGAGAGAGCCGGACGTGGTGATCCTGGACGTGATGCTGCCGGGCAAGAGCGGCTTCGACATCCTGTCCGAGATCCGCGCCGAGGCGCGGTTCGAGCGGCTGCCGGTTCTGATGCTGTCCGCCCGCGGGCAGGCCAAGGACGTGGAAATGGCGAAGCGCGCTGGCGCGGACCGCTACATGACCAAGCCCTTTTCCAATGCAGAGGTCCTGGACGCGGTGCGCGCTCTGGTGCCGTCATGAGCCGTGACGGCGGACCGATATTCCTGGCGCGGCGGGCCTATTTCCAGCGCCGGATGATGGATGCGGCCCGGCTCTTGCCGGTGCTGGGAGCGGGCATGTTCGTGCTGCCGCTCCTGTGGAAGTCGGGCGAGGGCGCACGCACGGTCGCCGTGATGTTTTACATCTTCCTGTGCTGGGTTCTTCTGATCGGCCTGGGCTGGATCGTCTCGCGGCGGCTCTCCCCGGCGGACGCGTCGGACGCGCCCTGGGCCGGCACCGCGTCCGAACACCAGGTGCGCCCGTCCCGGGAGGGGTGAATGGGCGCGCTGAACGTCATTGTCCTGGTCAGCCTGCTGTACGTGGCGCTGCTGTTCTGCGTGGCCTTCGCCGCCGACCGCGCCGCCGCGCGGGGCCGGGGGACCTGGCTGCGCTCGCCCATCGTCTACACGCTGTCGCTGTCCATATACTGCACCGCCTGGACGTTTTACGGGGCGGTGGGGTTCGCCGCGCGGTCGGGGCTGGAATACCTGACGATCTACCTGGGGCCGACATTGGTGATGGTGGGCTGGTGGTGGACCCTGCGCAAGATGGTGCGGGTGGGGCGCAGCCAGCGGATCACCTCGATCGCCGACCTGATTTCCAGCCGGTTCGGCAAGTCGAACGCGCTGGCGGTCTTCGTGACCCTCCTCGCCGTGATCGGCACGACACCCTATATCGCGCTGCAGCTTCAGTCGGTGACGATATCCTTTGCGGCCTTCGCCGCCGCCGATCCGATCCACACCGGAGAGATCAGCGAGACGGCGACGGCGCTGTGGGTCGCGGTGGGGCTGGTGGTTTTCACCATCCTGTTCGGGACGCGCAACCTCGATGCCAACGAGCGGCATCACGGTCTGGTCATGGCCATCGCGCTGGAGGCGGTCGTGAAGCTGTGCGCGCTGCTGGCGGTGGGCATCTTCGTGGTCTGGGGCCTTGCGGGAGGCGTTGACGAGACCCTGGCGCGGATCGACCAGAGCGCCATCGCCCGCTGGGACGTCCCCGGAAGCCGCTGGGTGGGGCTGACGCTGCTCTCGGCGGCGGCGTTCATGTGCCTGCCACGGATGTTCCAGGTGATGGTGGTGGAAAACGAGGACGAGGGGCATCTGCGCACGGCGTCCTGGGCGTTTCCGACCTACGTCATGCTGATGAGCCTTTTCGTGGTGCCCATCGCGGCGGTGGGGCTGGACCTGAGCCCCGTCGGTGCCAACCCGGACCTATTCGTGCTGACGCTGCCGTTGGAGAACGGGCAGGAAGGTCTGGCGGTGCTGTCCTTCCTGGGGGGGTTCAGCAGTGCCACCTCGATGGTGATCGTGGCCGCGATTGCCCTGTCGACAATGGTGTCGAACCACGTGGTGATGCCGGTCTGGCTGTGGATGTCCGGCGGAAGTGCCGTGATTTCGGGCGACGTGCGGCAGGTGGCGATCCGCGCGCGGCGGTTGTCGATCGGCGTGATCCTGTTCTTGGGCTATCTCTATTTCCGGGTGTCGGGCGGCGGAACGGCGCTGGCGGCCATCGGCCTGATCTCGTTCGTCGGCGTGGCGCAGTTCCTGCCCGCGCTGCTGGGCGGGTTGTTCTGGCGCGGGGCCAACCGGCGCGGGGCGCTGGCCGGGCTGTCGGTGGGCTTCGCGATCTGGATGTACAGCCTGTTCCTGCCCAGCTTCGGCGCGTCGGCGGTGATGCCGCAAGCGGTTCTGGACGACGGGATGATGGGGCTGTCGTGGCTGCGGCCGCAGGCGCTGTTCTGGGCCGCCGGCATGGATCCGGTGGTGCATGCGTTCATGTGGAGCCTGTCGCTGAACATCGTTGTTTTCGTCGTCGTGTCGCTGGTCAGTTTCCCGCAGCCGGTGGAGCGGCTTCAGGGCGCGCAGTTCGTCAACGTGTTCGAGCATTCCGCCACCTCGGGCGGCTGGACCGGGGGGCTGGCGCAGAGCGAGGACCTGATGATCATGGCGCAGCGGATAATGGGCGCGAAGGAGGCGCAGGCGCTGTTCGCCGAGGCCGCGCGCGAGCAGGGGGTCGGCGGCTACCTGCCGGAACCGACGCCGGATTTCCTGAGCCGGCTGGAGCGGTCATTGGCGGGCTCGGTGGGCGCCGCGACGGCACATGCGATGATCAGCCAGATCGTCGGTGGCGCCAGCGTGTCGGTCCAAGACCTGATGGCGGTGGCGGACGAGACCGCGCAGATCATGGAATATTCCAGCCAGCTGGAGATGAAGACCGAGGAACAGGCCCGGACCGCGCGGCAGCTGCGGCAGGTGAACGAGAAGCTGACCCAGATTTCGGTGCAGAAGGACGCTTTCCTGAGCCAGATCAGCCACGAGTTGCGCACGCCCATGACGTCGATCCGGGCGTTTTCGGAAATCCTGCGCGACGGGGGCGACATGCCGGAGGCCGAACAGCGGCGCTATGCCTCGATCATCCATGACGAGGCGATCCGGCTGACGCGGCTGCTGGACGACCTGCTGGACCTGAGCGTGCTGGAGAACGCGCAGATCGTCCTGAGCCTCGAGGACGCCGAGCTTGGTCCCTTGCTCGATCGGGCGGCGGTGGCGGCGGGCCTGAGCGAGGGCGGCATGATCATGCACCGCGATGCCGAAGCCGACCGGGTGCGCGTGCACACCGATACGGACCGGCTGGCGCAGGTGTTCATCAACCTCATGTCGAACGCGCGGAAATATTGCGATGCCGAAGCCCCGCGGCTGGACATCCGCGTGGCCGAGCGCAACGGAACGCTGTTGGTGGATTTCATCGACAATGGCAGCGGCATCCCCACGGACCAGCAGGGAACGATCTTCGAGAAGTTCGCGCGCGTCAGCGAGACCAAGGCGGGAGGCGCGGGCCTGGGGCTGGCGATCTGCCGCGAGATCATGGCGCGGCTGGGCGGGGGCATCGAATACCT belongs to Roseovarius sp. THAF27 and includes:
- a CDS encoding branched-chain amino acid ABC transporter permease, with protein sequence MEAIILQVLNGLDKGSAYALIALGLTLIFGTLGVVNFAHGALFMIGAFCAVTLSRILTLSRTVVDDTQTDFLGNPLEVQVPYVYDWFGQATGDAIIDWAVPLSILFAIPVMMLIGVIMERGLIKHFYNRPHADQILVTFGLAIVLQEIIKFYYGANPIPTPAPDAFRGSFDFGAMLGLDPNVVIYPYWRIIYFAFAAVIIGAVFAFLQFTTFGMVVRAGMADRETVQLLGINIDRRFTIMFGLAAAVAGLAGVMYTPINSPNYHMGMDFLVLSFVVVVVGGMGSLPGAVLAGFLLGILESFASMREVLEVLPGINQIIIYLVAIIILLTRPRGLMGRKGVMED
- a CDS encoding substrate-binding protein produces the protein MSKTDLTRRGLLKTSAIAGAGVALPTIFTASSAAAFTNEPTGDTVTLGFNVPQSGPYADEGADELRAYELAVEHLNGGGDGGMMNTFSSNALQGNGILGKKVEYVTGDTQTKADAARASAKSMIEKDGAVMVTGGSSSGVAVAVQALCQEAGIIFMAGLTHSNDTTGKDRKANGFRHFFNSYMSGAALAPVLAANYGTDRKAYHLTADYNWGYTTEEAVRASTEAMGWETVAAVKTPLTQTDFSSYIAPVLQSGADVLVLNHYGGNMVNSLTNAVQFGLREKQVNGKNFEIVVPLYSRLMAKGAGANVKGIFGSTNWHWSLQDEGSKAFVKSFGTKYGFPPSQAAHTCYVQAMLYADAVERAGSFNPCAVAEALEGFEFDGMGNGKTLYRAEDHQCFKDVLVVRGKENPESEFDLLEIVEVTPVDQVTYAPDHPQMGGAEASLGECNPGA
- a CDS encoding helix-turn-helix domain-containing protein, yielding MAEPGMAGTRIRQRRLVAGLKQAELAEAAGISPSYLNLIEHNRRRIGGRTLLQIAEALGVEPATLTEGVESELLAALQEAAGDAEAEEDLGHDAPELDRIEEFVGRFPGWAGRLADLGRKRDALERTVKALSERLAHDPELSATLHEVISAVTSIRSTASILAETRELEPEWQMRFHRNINEDGARLAEGAEALMRYLEAAPEAGAEVTSPQDEMHAFLERHGFHFPQLEGWGAESRIESMLAQVENRAAQALSRAALTQYLEDARALPRDDMQTALDAHGLAPDAIAHATGKSLAQVFRRLASLPEDMVGPVGLIVVDGAGALILRKTVMGFTTPRSGAGCALWPLYEVLGQPGRPVQAALLQGDLRVRAMAVAEETVPASFASPPLMRAYMLILPEPRGTDRAQARPVGVTCRICPIAGCAARRERSVLRDAF
- a CDS encoding response regulator transcription factor, with amino-acid sequence MGKTVLLIEDEQNIIEAVSFILSRDGWEVKTHANGQNAMEAVRAREPDVVILDVMLPGKSGFDILSEIRAEARFERLPVLMLSARGQAKDVEMAKRAGADRYMTKPFSNAEVLDAVRALVPS
- a CDS encoding sensor histidine kinase codes for the protein MGALNVIVLVSLLYVALLFCVAFAADRAAARGRGTWLRSPIVYTLSLSIYCTAWTFYGAVGFAARSGLEYLTIYLGPTLVMVGWWWTLRKMVRVGRSQRITSIADLISSRFGKSNALAVFVTLLAVIGTTPYIALQLQSVTISFAAFAAADPIHTGEISETATALWVAVGLVVFTILFGTRNLDANERHHGLVMAIALEAVVKLCALLAVGIFVVWGLAGGVDETLARIDQSAIARWDVPGSRWVGLTLLSAAAFMCLPRMFQVMVVENEDEGHLRTASWAFPTYVMLMSLFVVPIAAVGLDLSPVGANPDLFVLTLPLENGQEGLAVLSFLGGFSSATSMVIVAAIALSTMVSNHVVMPVWLWMSGGSAVISGDVRQVAIRARRLSIGVILFLGYLYFRVSGGGTALAAIGLISFVGVAQFLPALLGGLFWRGANRRGALAGLSVGFAIWMYSLFLPSFGASAVMPQAVLDDGMMGLSWLRPQALFWAAGMDPVVHAFMWSLSLNIVVFVVVSLVSFPQPVERLQGAQFVNVFEHSATSGGWTGGLAQSEDLMIMAQRIMGAKEAQALFAEAAREQGVGGYLPEPTPDFLSRLERSLAGSVGAATAHAMISQIVGGASVSVQDLMAVADETAQIMEYSSQLEMKTEEQARTARQLRQVNEKLTQISVQKDAFLSQISHELRTPMTSIRAFSEILRDGGDMPEAEQRRYASIIHDEAIRLTRLLDDLLDLSVLENAQIVLSLEDAELGPLLDRAAVAAGLSEGGMIMHRDAEADRVRVHTDTDRLAQVFINLMSNARKYCDAEAPRLDIRVAERNGTLLVDFIDNGSGIPTDQQGTIFEKFARVSETKAGGAGLGLAICREIMARLGGGIEYLPGQDGGAFRVYLPLAEGAAAQAAQ